The window TTTAATCTTcatatttctcaacctttacctgaTACGCAATTCTGATACAGCCTCGAACCTTTCGGCTcgaaacctgaagcctcatacagtaattatataaccatcaaACCTCTGATAGTATCACCTTAATATGCTCGTAAATTCTCCAAAAGTATCTAGTCTTACACTGCCGCTCTAAATCTCACGCGATCACCCCTAAGTCTTTAATCATCAAAAGCGCTTACCCGAACTGTCCAATCAATaccatttgcaacataaaataGCACCACGAGTAGGGTCTCACCTAAAAAATATAACTCAAGCCTCACATGATAGGAATTTCATAATCCTTTCTCTTTAGGCACTCTAACTCATTCATTGGAGAATGTTACGAACTTTTCCAACAGTGTACCCCCACGTCACTTCTCATAAATCTCAACCGgtcggttcactgaaatatgcttctCATTACTCGCGGATCACGAACCTCacggaactctgtcatatcacgTAGTCTATCcctgtagatttccttcttaagctcaTGCAACAAACATATCTCAACTGGAAAATGCAAGGCgacgacaccacaatccatactgacctAAGAAATCCCTAAGATGTAACTTTTCTTATCGATTCACAATCATCTATACCTTTTCTCGACTCATCAATTCCTAATTGTTTTAATCAATTCACGTTCATCAATACCGTAGTCAATCCTTGAATCCACTCAATTAAATACCGCACACTCATAAGTTCTGCAAGCTAGCCGAATCAATCCGGGAGATAGGATtataccacacactctgcacattagagttTTCTTAACGCTTACAACTCGATattgaacactctctaaatccagcgtatcacacaacagtctcactaatatcctcatgtatctcactgaagcGTCCTTGCCCGAATTGCATTACTCAATTTTCGAAATGTTATCCCGAACTCAACTCAGCTAACCTATCATTGATGTACCATATCAAGTATCCATGTtcactaatcccttactcaaatccttaatgctactagtcctcgaagaatctCCTCTTGCCTCAATTATCGAATCCAAATACCTCTAACCACTTGCACGACTACCCCTTTTTATTCAGTCACCCAAGCTGAGTAATAACACGCTAGTAGAGGGATCTAGTCGAtaacacaatgaatacaaggttcccaaccttagtccaccactaATCTCTATTTAGTCTTTGAGATAACCGAACATACAATCCATCCATAAACTCTTAAGCCCACTCTATACTGTACACTGAAACCAAACTCCCACGAACGTTAATCTCCTGAACCGATAGTAAGCtgcctcattgtaatccttcagttcccatatttcatttcaaaacacttttatcactatcaaccaatAAATGCTCAATTctactcgatcctctaaactaatcatccatctaaGCCAAACGAACCCCCAGAACAAAATCAATATTTCTCCTCAAATCGAAGTGTGGCAACCAGTAACTTCCCAAATCATTAACTTATCGCAAAtgcccataattgaagtcatttctattaGTCGATCACTAGCCTCTCAGAAGCCTGCAACCCAATCAAATTTTACCTGTTACACCCCAAAAAATTTAGTATTACTGAGgttgcagacggcttaatgtgagctcaaagaggagaaaatattacaagtataaaggatggaaTTCTActatattagcatgaggatagcatgagtatgatattttgaattcgtacaatatgattggaatatatagccctcataaccataagctgaggtggggcccacatgatggggtttttataaaagacatattataagttatatggacaatatatgtgaagttaaacacaactcaagaaggacccttgagccaaatccaagtgtaacccctccaaaaagatgtttttaagttacgtttttgggtgacctgacttcgggaggaCATAACCCCCTCATTATTTGGGCATTTGGGGAAACtccaaatatgaaagttgtagataattgaaatacctttccaaccacaGGTTTTGGGCCTTCACACAGCATAGGGATAAAACGTTATAGACGTTTTAAgatagaaaggtcaagctggggagtgggcttggcccaacccaactcaaggtcggtgggaaccgacccaacACCCCTATATAAGTGCcaaattcgtgcaatttcttcacagTTAACCCCAAAAAGACCTGAACATTTTATAGAGAGCGAAGAGATCCCTTAGAGAGAGAAACAGAtttttgatcaagttcgaggtcccgaattccgaggctcgtgaagagtaaagtgtagtacaagttgttgccatcgttttaagctaaaatttgaacttgggggatgttggtttcatggtggctgctcatataatgtatttttaagatgttaatgatgttcttaccatgatcattgatagatttgacgggttacaatacagaaaatgacgttgaaagttcagTTATCATTTTTGGATGTCAAAtaacttgggggctgttttggtatgattaaatggataaaattagttggatattgatataaaattatggttgatattgttgttgatgttgttgataaggttctgttcttgaattttggagaataaAGTgcatgaagatatcgtatacaaagcgtataccgggctgttttggtatatatcttttggagttgatgctttgagtttaaagaggcttatatgagatggttcttgttgttgttggttgttggttgttgattgtgttgttaaattgaattggaattagagggaagcgaagattacaggtaaaatgctgcccgaatttacgaaagttaattacgagcttatagaagtatatgaacctctttcaagttgtctacggtttcctttaccttgattgtagattggccAATGTTTGGAAGCATAAattaagctaatcacgtaagcgacaaggtatgtaaggtaaaccttccttcctttggcatgatttttgttgttatttattttatatgtactccatatgattccattcttagacgagtaaggtctaaatgtttcttgtgatggcttattgatattgtactcctattctgttccgaagggaacacccataaggtgacaagttgagttatgtatatggttttactaatgatttcgaggaaatgagttttataccaaaggaaacataaagtttgattttcaaaaccactccaaagggggtgcgagatttaactacctcatttcatttacgatttctatttacattccatagtatcatccctttgtattgatataatcatttattctttgggtagggcaataagatgaaattgagtagaatataggtagtaagaatttcataacaattctaccctcaaacctggaagtatgtcctcctaagtctagtaagatacaaatttgataacttcttatgagagactaaggctaataagagcctgtttggatgggcttaaaataagcagcttataagctggaaacagcttataagccaaaaaaaaatgttggggtatgctaacttatttttttttggcgtataagctgttttcaacttataagctgctttagataagataAGACAAAAGGGgtcaattatttttttaggcttattttatgcacaaaatgactttaagctggtcagccaaacactcaaaaaagctgaatacaacttataagcaacttacaagccaatccaaacgggctctaactaGATTGTGATGAATTAATTAGTGACTTATGACATGAATTGacattgatatttgtggattgagtttgtgtttatatgatggtgatgttaagccggaagcggctgccagaaggggccatcattattatgccggaagcggccgtccgaagagactattgtgatactagatGGAAGTGGCTGTCCGAAGGGAGCATTctattaacatgtcggaagcgacatgtgtgttggattgcattatttacttaaagattgtgttTAGACTTCGTGTGCCCATTtacgtttcttccagcgaaggctgaaGGTATTgggttagattgtgatttcttctctcctatgtcaaattatgattatgatttgttaccaccttacatactcagtacattgtccgtactgacgtccttttgcctggggacactGCTTTCATGCCCGCAACCCCAGATTGTTTGACaagttaagtgtatagctagaatgcttggacgtcagttgggattggcaagttccacctcattctggagctgtgctgagtcatgtatagatatgtatgattatgggtatgtcagggccctgtcctgactcataatgttcagtttacttcttagagacttctgcagacagtgtcatgTGGCATGCTTATCGAGATgttgacaaagtgatgtcagttgagtcgcttgtggattttaaaagagtatgtattttagatgatttcaattggtttaacgTACTTAGTTGaatgaaagttttcataatcattatatagataatgatttctattgggaaaagttttatgttcttaaaagtttttgaaatgacaggttttgatagagtgtatgtctgagggttcgctcgactctgatgagagtcgggtgcccatcatgccctaccattgttagggtgtgacattaccAACCAATGATGAGACCATATCATTCATTTACTAACAGAGTATTCCTTTAACATTAACGAGATCATATAAAAAATGACCCTTAGCACTCGTCTCAACCTTATTATGACAACCGTGTCAGATAACAATTTTTTCCTTCCCAATCTCTCAAAAAGTACTCATGCCCAAAATATTCTACGAAGTCTCACTTTGCTATGCGCTTTCCACcaaagtcttccttcatgtccttatagTAAACTTCCTTTCTTTATTACACACGGTTACAATACGTTGCCCACATTCGATGTCATCACCGAgcttacacttgttctcacataccgaagtctaatactctaccgtGGTTGAATTGTTGATCCACCATTGGTTCGCCAGTGTCACGAACACCATCATAATGCCGTGTCGAAGCTAAAGTCAAACTGATCATATCATCGAGAAACCCACTATAGAGAAGCCATTAATGCACTTGTCAACTCCGAGCAATCCAATGTtgaaacatggagaccctgtaCCCCTCTGAACTATCTTCTAATTCCTCACGAACTTCCACCATAAACGAGTCTAATCTCAACTCCACACAGCAACCGAGTCTAGTCGCGACTCCACACAGTCGAAACCTCAGACCATGACTAGTGACTGAACTGAATCACGCATCCcaatcattattacacatctcattcTATTCCACAGCACGTCATAGATTGATCGTTGGTGTAAGAATTAAGGACGAGTTTCCACCCTctgtgggtgattaagataagaaagttcagataccaattggaatcgactagataccaatttgaataaagtcgcacGAGAGACTGAAATAATTGGAATTTTCCTAACTGTCTTATAGCATCCCGTGgataagtacgaagctcatcATACCAATccacaagattctactagacacgctcttgtattatagatcgggtaacctagggctctgataccaacttatcaagaCTCATTTTACTAGGCCGTGCGGGAGCCTATCATTCCCATtacgataggcgaacccttatcccaatataACCAGTGTAAGCAAAGGCGGAAGAAttaaatatagaataagtctcaaatcatcaacataagataaagtgcagaaatactaaatacaaccccatagatctggtctggtcatacaagaatACTAACTacatactacaagtctgaaagatgataaagtctcataatataactttcttgaaataagagtaagacaagtaagtaaaggagAAGACATCCGGGCAGCAACCgtcatcgtgctcaccctggaataaCTCTACAGCAGCCTCGCCAGTCATCCCCGAGGGAAAAGAGtggaacctgtctaatactctgcattcataaaggaatgcagcaaacgtaggtcagtacaaaacaacggtactagtaggtatcatcgaccgactaagcatagctgacatcattcagacaataaagcaggataggaagataaatcaacaagtataagtcatacATAAGCCAGAACCAAGTATACGTCATCACCTAAGTTGAAGCATATACTCCCCAAGTGTGCCAATTCTCAAATGCTCAGTCTGAATccatacatcacaagaatatctaGTACATCACAAGGATATCACAACCGAAACCAAGTGCAattcaatgcaataatgtatgaaatgtatatgcaatgaACGTGTGCACATATACTCCGGATGGAAACATCGACGtgtcggtagcacaacccatgggggacccgcgaagtccgtGTACTATGTCGCTCCGTATCACATAGTATAGAGACGACCTTTCCACCCTTCACGCCTACCAACCATCCCATATCACACAGTATAGAATGGTCGTGCAATTAGTATAAAACCTCCCAAGTAATTTAAAACAACAGAGGCCACATCATCACCGCCCTgccaaatgtgccttatatatatatatatatatatatatatgcaagatgagtGCTCAATGTATGATTCAAGTATGCAGATGACAACAAAAAGATCTCTTATCACATTCATTTCGCTCCGTacatgacctcggatcacagagTCTCATCTCTTTTTAACACAATCCACAATTCCGGAACAACCATCGGACATTGGGCTACTCACATCACTTGcatgcaaactgagctcagctcatcacagtgtttcatcaagtaccaacaatgtatgaatagtatatcatgagaatgtgtgcaatgcatgtgccAACATCAAAAATCtggtcaatatcacaagtaccaacatcgGTACGCGGACAACATAtcaacatcacaagtaccaacatggtacgccaacaatattataagaggttacaagtcatatagaactctatcctcataTTAACATCCATCCGTAAGATACTATAATATCACCATCAAGATGCACAACAattcccaatatctactaacaacacgtggcatcaaactaacataataaaacaatcaagtaaccacacaatggggtggctagccctaatcacacaacaaggaccaacctaaagcaatatccaacccaacttcatacccgaaggtttacatgccttctccgacaatataatataaatatatgcttcgctatacgaagtctcaccaagggtaagccataacctacctggaacgCTGAACAGCAAATCACGGACCACGAACTAATTCGTTGCCCTCACAATCAAACTCTAATCAAATACAGATTCTATGTAAGAATACGagaagaacaacacccatattggcTATATTCTATTCGTGTCAAACCCGCTCTTTCATTTGGGAAAACGGGACTCAAGGGAAAAATGGAAATTATATGATCAGAATACCAATTTCAACACCAATTAACCTAAACCCATAATTAAAATCAAaggaatgttaaactaatcctcaaactcctttttatatgaaaaaaccctcaatttgggtctaagaaccctaatttTAATTCAAGAATTTCTATAAAATAATCATGGGTTATTGATTACTAAGCATGGAAACATGATAATATATCATAAACgtcaacaatttcatcattaaactcCATCAATTAGTCAATTTCGTTTTTAACACTTTTTCTCCCAAAACCCATGAAAACCCTTTTGATTCTAGTTATGACTAGGTTAGAATCATTTTTAGGAGACTATAATAACAAGATATAGGGCCAAGACACTTACTCTAGGAAGAAAAAGGCCTTCTAGAGCTCCAAGTCACCTCCAATAGTGCTCTCAACGAATATAGAACTTATGAGAAAGAAACCCTACTGGTTCTGTGGCACCGCTGCAGCACTCATATTGGCAGCCCCAGCTGCTAAGGCAATTTCGTAGGATCTCCGCTCTAGCGGCACCATCACCACCTCATCTGTGCAACTGTAGCGGAACTGGTGCCGCTACAGCGGACACCAGTAACTGGTACACCAGAAACTAGTTTTCTGTTTTCGCTAATTCAACCCCGAAACTCGACTATCATACAGAATCCAAATTATAAAAACaaaatatacagatatacataaaaacatgctacgaactcacccgcgGTCTTGAATTTACCAAATAAGGTCCCTTTGACAAAGTCACTCACAAACAACATAACAACTTTGAGTCAGCTTTTTTTCACTTTAAGCAcacatttcacaaaaagtcacccaaatcaagtctagacacctcgggaagcgtttCAACAGTCGCCTCGGgtcaaaagggtcaaaaatgctaTAACGAAAAAATAGGTCATTACAAGTCCTAAACGACTATCCAGCCCTCTCAGAATCGATGGAATCCCGAAAAAGGTCTATTTacacaaaagtcaactttgggtcaactatttttcactttaagcctatatttcacaaaatttATTCGAATTCAGTCTATACACCTCAAGAAGCGTGCTAACAGTCTCCTCGGGTCAAAATTGAGCTAATTAATGCTCGGAAAagggcgaaaatgccgaaaagactataacgaacaaatgggtcattacatcagataccaattgaaccatcgctcgtcctcgagcgaagaaaagaaaaaaatgagtaaATACCTGAAtgagtgaacaactggggatattggCTACACATGTCGAAGTCGGTCTCCCTAGGAGCCTCCTCGACGggatgatgcttccattgcaccttcacagaagtaaTCTCCTCCGACCTTAACTTTTGAACCTGCCTATTCAAGATCGTAATAGGCTCCTCAtcgtaagtcaaattctcatcaagcaacataGAATACATATGAACATTGTAGGTACTGTCAGCAtagtacttcttcagcatcgaaacatgaaaaatcgaaTGAACTCCCACCAAGTCTGGCGGTAATGCCAACTTATAAGCTACATCGCTCATACAGTCaataatctcaaatggaccaatatacctggggctcaactttcccctcttacCGAACcccataacacccttcatgggtgaaaccttcaatagaacctggtcaccctTCTTGGGCCTCACGTTGTCTCAAAGCTCCTTCGTGCGGATTACAACATGGTGATCAAATTGAAGAATCAATGGATGTCCGTGGCACCCACTCGGCCAAGAGGTAGGCTACAGTTTTTCTTTCGGTACACTCCGGTTAGTTTctcatattcatgtattagaaagaagggataatgcatgtgtaggaattggataTTTGGGATGGAaacctaggatggtattgttacgcgatttgtatgttcgggcttgtggcctgtagattctttaGGATGCTTGATTTGGTTTTCTTGAGTATCGATGGATTTTTTGCGACTTGGGAGTAGTGGGTGATACCTATTTTTTTGTGTCTCACGATGATAATTTCCTTAATATGTGATTAATTATTTTATgctattaatagtgaatctagttgataaatggaaggataaaatgtacTAATGATAGTGATTGAGTTCTAGACTGGTTGTGATGAATGACTTGTGAGTAGAAAGTGAATttacttgttctaagctaataggctggTTAAAtgaaagtggtaataatgtattgCGACTTGATTGATCTATTGTGTTAGCTTGAGGCCACGTGTGTTAATAGGTATTGGAAACCGTGGTTAAATCTTGTTTGTAATATGGTTGTACATTAATGGATGATTGCTATGAGGATAGATTTCTGTATGACTTGAGTTGTATTTGatgacattgttggcatacccatgttggtaTTTGTGACATTGATATATAGCTGGCGTACCCagattggtacttgtgatttggatatattgttggcctacccattattggtacttgtgatattgagcatgattattgatgttaatACATGCATTGTATGTACTCTTATtcttcatgatacactgttgagacactgatgatacttgatgaaactctATGATGAGTtaggctcgatttttacttgagcGACGTGAGAGTTTGATATCTGATGTTCATTCCAGAATCGtcgattgagtgagtgcatggactccgcgagtcccccagggtggtgccggtgagaactccTGTGAGAAAAGATCTGGgatctcgtctgtctgttgggcaaagatccaggacgggtggcacttaggcttcgcgagtcaccttgggttgtggtaccgagatgtcgatatttccgtccgtagtatatgtgtacacaacatttgcatgccattacattgcattcatacatatttacattgc is drawn from Lycium barbarum isolate Lr01 chromosome 8, ASM1917538v2, whole genome shotgun sequence and contains these coding sequences:
- the LOC132607751 gene encoding uncharacterized protein LOC132607751, encoding MKGVMGFGKRGKLSPRYIGPFEIIDCMSDVAYKLALPPDLVGVHSIFHVSMLKKYYADSTYNVHMYSMLLDENLTYDEEPITILNRQVQKLRSEEITSVKVQWKHHPVEEAPRETDFDMCSQYPQLFTHSVFSAFSPFSEH